A single window of Oreochromis aureus strain Israel breed Guangdong linkage group 7, ZZ_aureus, whole genome shotgun sequence DNA harbors:
- the LOC116318347 gene encoding muscarinic acetylcholine receptor M2-like, producing the protein MQRMLDSMEILNSSHASNISVSNGTGLFSRSPYTTLEIALIILVAGSLSLITVIGNILVMLSIKVNRNLQTVNNYFLFSLACADLIIGVCSMNLYTVYIVIGFWPLGAVVCDLWLAVDYVVSNASVMNLLIISFDRYFCVTKPLSYPVRRSTKIAGLMIAAAWVLSFILWAPAILFWQFIVGGRTVKPNECYIQFFSNPAVTFGTAIAAFYLPVAIMIYLYWRISKASRSRMRKDSRKTSGTSLGEAPSNSQEEGGENATATKKVQEEAADGKEKEMLQQKQQQNGIGPCKEERTNQVDSTSDSIQASTSKDAEIPPSSRKNSNIGKNEAQPSSRKNSAADTQMLVTKTLFKVTMRAMSENAVAKWKKRGISSREKKVTRTIMAILVAFVVTWTPYNVMVLINTFCSICIPNSLWTIGYWLCYINSTINPACYALCNATFKNTFKQLLLCQYKNIRTAR; encoded by the exons ATGCAAAGGATGCTGGACAGCATGGAGATTCTCAATTCATCCCACGCTAGCAACATCAGTGTCAGCAATGGCACTGGCCTCTTCTCTCGAAGCCCGTACACGACTTTGGAGATAGCGCTCATCATTCTCGTTGCTGGATCTCTGAGTCTGATCACTGTCATTGGAAACATCCTGGTCATGCTCTCTATAAAG GTAAACAGGAACCTGCAGACCGTCAACAACTACTTCCTGTTCAGCCTGGCTTGCGCAGACCTGATTATTGGTGTCTGCTCCATGAACCTCTACACCGTCTACATTGTGATTGGGTTCTGGCCCCTAGGAGCAGTGGTGTGTGACCTATGGCTGGCTGTCGACTATGTTGTGAGCAACGCCTCAGTCATGAACTTGCTCATCATCAGTTTTGACCGTTACTTTTGTGTCACCAAACCGCTTAGCTACCCAGTGCGGCGCAGCACCAAAATAGCAGGGCTGATGATTGCAGCAGCATGGGTCTTGTCCTTCATCCTGTGGGCTCCTGCGATTTTGTTCTGGCAGTTCATAGTTGGGGGAAGGACTGTGAAACCCAATGAGTGCTACATCCAGTTCTTCTCCAACCCAGCGGTGACCTTCGGGACGGCTATCGCGGCTTTCTACCTACCTGTGGCCATCATGATCTACCTTTACTGGCGCATCTCCAAGGCCAGCCGCAGCCGCATGAGGAAAGACAGCAGGAAGACCTCAGGCACTAGTCTGGGAGAAGCTCCTTCTAACAGCCAGGAGGAAGGAGGTGAGAACGCCACTGCAACAAAAAAGGTTCAGGAGGAGGCTGCAGATGGCAAGGAGAAGGAAATGCTCCAGCAGAAACAGCAACAGAACGGAATCGGTCCGTGCAAGGAAGAACGAACCAACCAGGTGGACTCTACATCGGATAGCATTCAGGCTTCGACATCCAAGGATGCTGAGATTCCACCTTCGTCACGGAAAAACTCAAATATTGGGAAAAATGAAGCCCAACCATCTTCTCGGAAAAACTCCGCAGCTGACACTCAAATGCTAGTCACGAAAACACTGTTTAAG GTAACAATGCGCGCTATGAGTGAAAACGCTGTGGCAAAGTGGAAAAAGAGGGGAATTTCTTCCAGGGAGAAAAAGGTCACACGCACCATCATGGCCATCCTGGTCGCATTTGTCGTCACGTGGACGCCGTACAACGTGATGGTGCTTATCAACACATTCTGCTCCATCTGCATCCCCAACTCGCTGTGGACCATTGGCTACTGGCTGTGCTACATCAACAGCACCATCAACCCAGCCTGCTATGCCCTCTGCAACGCCACCTTCAAGAACACCTTCAAGCAGCTGCTTCTGTGCCAGTACAAGAACATACGCACCGCACGATGA
- the LOC116318344 gene encoding S-adenosylhomocysteine hydrolase-like protein 1: protein MKKAYNLVNISKAKNEEAVQSICIKQIPFTDQKQEFNRPPTRTVRSMSQSSTDSFASVHSDTSDDESSPRDKLQKSTKGPSDFCIKNISQADFGRKEIEMAEREMPALMNLRKRAGGEKPLAGAKVVGCTHITAQTAVLIETLVALGAQCRWAACNIFSTQNAVAAALVKAGISVFAWRGESEDEFWWCIDHCVGTETWQPNMILDDGGDLTDWIYKKYPELFKNLKGVVEESITGVYRLYQLSKAGRLSVPAMNVNDSVTKQKFDNLYFCKESVLEGLKRTTDIMFGGKQVVVCGYGEVGKGCCAALKALGAIVYVTEVDPICALQACMDGFRVIKLSEIVRHIDMVITCTGNKNVVMREHLDKMKNGCIVCNMGHSSSEIDLAGLRSSDLKWVHVRPRVDHVIWPDGKRIVLLAEGRLLNLSCSTVPSFVLSITAATQAMALIELYNAPEGRYNKDVYLLPKKMDEYVASLHLPIFDAHLTELSDDQAKYMGISKHGPFKPNYYRY from the exons ATGAAGAAAGCATATAATCTAGTGAATATATCTAAGGCCAAGAATGAGGAGGCGGTGCAGTCCATCTGTATCAAG CAAATACCGTTCACTGACCAGAAGCAAGAATTCAACAGACCTCCCACAAGGACTGTTCGGTCCATGTCTCAGTCATCTACAGATAGCTTCGCTTCAG TGCACAGTGACACCTCTGATGATGAGTCTTCTCCTAGAGACAAGCTTCAGAAATCCACCAAAGGCCCGTCTGACTTCTGCATCAAAAACATCAGTCAGGCTGATTTTGGACGCAAAGAAATAGAAATGGCAGAACGAG AAATGCCAGCTCTGATGAACCTGAGGAAAAGGGCAGGTGGGGAGAAACCGCTGGCTGGAGCCAAAGTAGTGGGCTGCACACACATCACTGCACAGACAGCG GTGCTGATTGAGACTCTGGTTGCGTTGGGGGCGCAGTGTCGCTGGGCGGCTTGTAACATCTTCTCGACTCAGAATGCTGTGGCAGCTGCTCTGGTTAAAGCAG GCATCTCAGTGTTCGCGTGGAGAGGAGAATCGGAGGATGAGTTCTGGTGGTGTATTGACCATTGTGTCGGCACTGAGACCTGGCAGCCCAACATG ATCCTGGATGACGGAGGCGACCTGACCGACTGGATCTATAAAAAGTATCCGGAACTGTTTAAGAATCTCAAAGGTGTTGTGGAGGAAAGCATCACAGGCGTCTATCG GTTGTACCAGCTGTCAAAGGCAGGCAGACTGTCTGTTCCTGCTATGAATGTCAACGATTCGGTGACCAAGCAAAAGTTTGACAACCTCTACTTCTGCAAGGAGTCTGTACTGGAAGG GCTGAAGCGGACCACTGACATCATGTTTGGAGGAAAGCAGGTGGTGGTGTGTGGATATGGCGAG GTTGGAAAAGGCTGCTGCGCTGCCCTAAAAGCACTGGGTGCTATAGTGTATGTCACAGAAGTGGATCCTATCTGTGCCCTTCAGGCCTG CATGGATGGCTTCAGAGTAATTAAACTGAGTGAAATAGTCAGACATATAGACATGGTCATCACCTGCACAG GGAATAAAAATGTTGTGATGAGAGAACATCTGGACAAAATGAAGAATGGCTGCATAGTCTGCAACATGGGACACTCCAGCAGTGAGATAGATTTG GCTGGTCTACGGTCTTCAGATCTGAAGTGGGTGCATGTGAGACCTCGGGTGGACCACGTCATCTGGCCTGATGGCAAGAGAATTGTCTTGCTGGCAGAG GGTCGTTTGCTGAATCTGAGCTGCTCCACCGTGCCCTCATTTGTCCTCTCCATCACTGCTGCTacccag GCCATGGCTCTCATAGAGCTGTACAATGCCCCAGAAGGAAGATACAACAAGGATGTCTACCTGCTGCCAAAGAAGATGG ATGAATACGTGGCCAGCCTTCACCTGCCGATATTTGACGCACACCTCACGGAGCTGTCAGATGATCAGGCCAAGTACATGGGCATCAGCAAACACGGACCCTTCAAACCAAACTATTACAG GTATTGA